In a single window of the Acyrthosiphon pisum isolate AL4f chromosome X, pea_aphid_22Mar2018_4r6ur, whole genome shotgun sequence genome:
- the LOC107882795 gene encoding uncharacterized protein LOC107882795 — MFVKVLSSGQLIYIHDLHLYIIIIARLSTSDVSAHITEDKMVAADENINNTPEQSLGNDPKKKHNHDCKSFKRKAQREIACLNLEIEMVNFRIEYIEHLINFFDSKLGDQM; from the exons ATGTTCGTAAAAGTACTGAGCAGTGggcaattaatttatatacacgacctacatttatatattattattattgctcgtTTGTCTACATCTGACGTTTCAGCACACATAACAGAAGATAAAATGGTTGCTgcagatgaaaatattaataatacacccGAGCAGTCATTGGGAAATGACCCAAAAAAG aaacaCAATCATGACTGCAAAAGTTTCAAACGGAAAGCTCAGAGAGAAATAGCTTGTTTGAATTTGGAAATCGAAATGGTCAATTTTAGAATCGAATATATAGAGCATTTGATAAACTTTTTTGATTCTAAATTGGGTGATCAAATGTAG